In Artemia franciscana chromosome 4, ASM3288406v1, whole genome shotgun sequence, a single window of DNA contains:
- the LOC136025806 gene encoding piggyBac transposable element-derived protein 2-like, giving the protein MKKRVRGTTDYRTDIHSFVMVVKWLDKNTVRLPSTYAGITPQNTCRRWKVKDKSRVEFSRPAIVYEYNHHISCVNLADMLVEICRTHLLTRKWYMRNFWWLIEKAGCNSWLVFRSHVKVLTLRRK; this is encoded by the coding sequence ATGAAGAAACGAGTGAGAGGAACTACAGATTACAGGACTGACATTCATTCCTTCGTTATGGTAGTGAAATGGTTAGATAAAAACACGGTTCGCTTGCCTTCGACGTATGCAGGAATAACACCACAGAATACATGCAGACGCTGGAAAGTCAAGGATAAATCCAGGGTTGAATTTTCAAGACCAGCCATTGTTTATGAGTACAACCATCACATAAGTTGCGTAAATTTAGCGGACATGCTGGTGGAGATCTGCCGAACTCATCTTTTGACACGAAAATGGTATATGAGAAACTTCTGGTGGCTTATTGAGAAAGCAGGTTGCAATAGTTGGCTTGTTTTCAGGTCACACGTCAAAGTGCTGACTTTAAGGAGAAAATAA